GTATGGTCTGTGTTAAAGGGGCCACCGTAGCGGAATCAATCGATAAAAATCGCCTCAAAACCCCGATGATCCGCGATTCTCTCCAAGAGCAATTCCGTCTTTGTACTTGGGAAGAAGCCCTCGATCGCATCGTTAACCGCATCCAAACTCTAATCGCTCAGGGGGAAAAGGAAAGTATCTGTTTATACGGTTCGGGACAATTTCACACCGAAGATTACTACATCGCCCAAAAACTGGTCAAAGGCTGTCTGGGAGTCAATAACTTTGATGCTAATTCCCGTCTCTGTATGTCTTCGGCCGTGGCCGCTTATCTGGACAGTTTCGGGTCTGACGGTCCCCCCTGCTGTTACGATGACCTAGAATTAACCGATTGTGCCTTTTTGGTGGGGACAAATACGGCCGAATGTCACCCCATCATCTTTAACCGTCTGCACAAGTATCTCAAACGCAACCAACAAGCGAAATTAATCGTCGTTGATCCCCGCAGCACCAAAACTGCCGAGGCCGCTAATCTCCACCTAGCCATTAACCCCGGGACCGATATTGACCTATTTAACGGTATTGCTCACCTGTTACTGAATTGGGGTGCGATCGATACCTATTTTATCGATAAATGTACCCGAGATTTCCACAAATACGCCGAAATTATCCGCCATTATCCCCCGGAAATAGTCGCCACTAAATGCGGTATCCCCATCGAGGATTTAGAACAGGCTGCCCGCTACTGGGCCGAATCGAAAAGAGTGCTTTCCCTCTGGTCGATGGGTATTAATCAATCTAGCGAAGGCACGGCTAAAGCCCGCACTTTAATCAATTTACACCTAATGACGGCTAATATCGGTAGGCCGGGGGCCGGTCCTTTTTCCCTAACGGGACAACCCAACGCCATGGGGGGACGGGAAGCCGGCGGCCTCTGCCATCTTCTCCCCGGTTATCGTTCCGTCAAAAATCCCCAACACCGGGCCGAAGTGGAACAAGCTTGGGGTTTACCCGCCGGTCGGATTTCTCCCGTCCCCGGTCGCGATGCTTGGAGTATGATTACTGGTTTGGAGACGGGAGAGGTGAAATTGCTTTGGATTGCCGCTACTAATCCGGCTGTTAGTATGCCTGATCTAAAACGCACCCAGGCGGCCCTGTTAAAATCACCTTTTACTGTTTATCAGGATGCCTACTATCCCACGGAAACCAGCGCCTACGCCCATTTATTACTGCCGGCGGCCCAATGGGGTGAAAAAACGGGAACAATGACCAATTCTGAGCGCGTGGTGACGTTAAATAAGGCTTTTCGCCCTCCCGTCGGTCAAGCTAGGGCCGACTGGCAAATTTTTGCCGAAGTTGGTCGCCGTTTGGGGTTTCAGGCACAATTTAATTTTCAGGATTCGGCCGAGGTACATTCTGAGTTTATTGGCTTGACATATAAACGTCCTTGTGATATGACGGCGATTAATTATGAGCGCCTGGCCGAGACTCCCCGACCGTGGCCCGATTCCATCGATGAAATTTCCGCCCCTAAAACCGCTAATTCTGGGGAATTACTGGGTAATTTAGTTAAAGATGACCATAAAAGCCAAAAAACAGCCGCAAAACGCCTTTATACCGATGGTAAATTTAATACTGCCGATGGTCGTGCTGTTTTCGCCGCCTACCACAGTAAAGGTCTAGCGGAACCCCCCGACGATGATTATCCCCTAGTGTTGACCGTGGGGCGTTTGTACGGTCACTGGCACACCCAAACTCGCACCGGCCGCATCGAGAAAATTGTCAAAATGCACCCCGCACCTTTTCTGGAAATTCATCCCCAAGATGCGGCAAAATTGGGCATAGAAGCTGGGGAATGGGTGGAGGTGCGTTCTCGTCGCGGTTTTGCCCGTTTTCCCGCTTTAATTACCAAAGCAATTGCTCCTAATTGTGTCTTTGTGCCGATGCACTGGGGGGCTTTATGGGCAGAAAATGCTGAGGCTAATAGTCTCACCCATCCGGCCGCTTGTCCGATTTCCCTGCAACCAGAATTAAAAGCTTGTGCTGTCAAATTAATCCCGATCAAGTCTTTAGTTAATGCCGAATTATCTCCCGGTCAATTTCTGGCAATTCCCCGATAAAATTTGACTTTTTTTCTATCTATAAGTGGCCTTTGGGGGTTCTACTCCCCGAAAGCTGGGATTGAGTGATAAAATTGGCAGTAACACCCAATTTTAGCCGATATTTTCCCTTGAAAAATACCAACTTAGTAGATTTACGCCAGTGAGATGCACCCTATTTAATTCTCAGGAAAAAGCCTGTATAATGATAGCTATAGTTCGATTCTTACCGCAGGATTATACCTATGGCTAAGTCCAAAAAACACAATCTGCAATGGATCAAAGAAACCCTCGATTTAAATCCAGATCATAACTGGAAATCTAGTCCGGGTAACAGTATTTTTGTAGCTGGTCGCGGTGCAGTTCGCTTTGAAGTTCCTCAAGATTGGCATTTTGAACCCGATGATAATTCCTTTCGTTTTTTAGATAGAAAACCCCCCGATGATGATTGTCGTTTAGAGGTTTCCTATAATTTACTTCCCCCCGGAGATTGGAAAGAATTACCCCTAAAAGGAATGGTCAAAAAATTAGCTCGTGAAGATAGCCGTAATCCTCACGAAATCGGCGAAGTTATCCAAGAAAAACGCCAAACTGCGCGCATTGTTTGGGTGCAAATTCAATTCATCGACCCTCAAGAAAATCGGCCAGCTTATTCGCGTATTGCCGTGGGTATTGGTTCCGGTGTTCAATGTTTAATTACTATGGATTATTGGGTCGATGATGCGGAAAAATTCACCCCCGTCTGGGATACGGTTATCTCCTCGCTGGTGTTAGGTTTATACATTCGCGATCCCCGCAGCGGTTTAGCTTTCCCCGACTAAAGGTAATAGCAATTTTGCAGGAAAATTTCCTTGACAAAAAACCTTAATTGTGATAATGGAAAAATCGATCGCTCGACTCTGGTGGGGATAGCTGCCCGTCCCCGCATTGACGGGATGTGCAGGAAAGCAAGAGGCACTCAGACTTAAACGCAAGCTATGACCTTGAGGAATAGTGATAAAAGTGGCCTGTAGGGCAATATTTAGGGGCGATTCGGGATTATTTACCCGTTTATAACCCTGAGTGATATTAAAAACTCGACCATCGGGGGTAACTTGAGAAACCACCGCGCAGATATCGAAACTAACCGCATCTGCTTGACAATAACAATCCAGACGGGGACTACCCAAAATCGTTAAATCCTTCTCTAGGGGGAGAGAAGTGTAGGTAATCACATCACTGCGACAGTCTAGCATGGTGCGGTCGAATATTCCCCCCGGTAGGGCGCTATGACCTCCTAAAGATGGGACCGGTCGCCAAGGATCGTGAACGATGGTATCCTCGATCGCAGGTTCTAACAAAATCGCGCTTAATTTCCCCTCATCCTCGCGCAGATTGGCTAAACCTTGACTAGCAAGATAATAAATTTGCTGATTTTCTCCTGGAAACTTCTCCAGATATCGCCATTGATTAGACCCCATTTGAAATAGATACACGGGAGGATTTTTTAATAACTCCGTTTCCTGACCTTTTAAGAAATAATCAAACCATTGCAGCTGCATTTTATCCACAGGACTAATTGCCTGTTGACCATAATCTATCTCTCCTACTTTTCTCCCCCAGGGTAGATGAGTCCAAGCACCAATAATTAGCCGTTGGGGATAGATAGAACGCGCTTGCATTTCTTGGTATAAACTCAAAGTTCCCCGGAGATGAGGGTCGAACCACCCCCCGATATGTAACATCGGTAAATCGATATTTTTTAAAAGGTGTTGCGGTGATAAATTTTGCCAATAGTCATCGGGAAGATAACGAGTAATCCAATCGTGATAAAAAGAATCGGCGGCTAAATCTTGCAGAATCTGAGGAGAGGCAGCAATAGGATCAAAAAGGGGTAAATTTCGAGAAGCTACCCAGAGTTTTTGATAGGCAGTTTCCTCCCCTTTTAATCTAGCTGTTTCCGCTGCTAATTGTATTGCCCAAGCGAGATTATATTGTAAATTAAAGGCTTCATTTTCATAGCCCCAATCTCGATACAAATCGTGAGCAATCATCGCCGGGCAAATAGTTTTTAAAGCACCATGACCATTAGCCGATGCGTATAATTGGGTCATTCCCTGATAGGAAAAACCATACATTCCCACCACACCCGTATTATTAGGAATAGTTAAAACCCATTCAATAGTTTCTAATCCGTCGCTAATTTCATCGGCAAATAAATTAAAATTTCCCGTCGAGTTTCCCCGGCCACGGACATCCTGAATTACCACAATATAACCCTGACGTGCATACCAGCTAGGATGGGCATAAACCACCGTAGAAGCGATCGCTTTTCCGTAGGGTTGTCGCATTAGTAAAATGGGAAAAGATTCCCGACTATCGGGACGATAAATATCGGCAGCTAAACTAATTCCATCTCTGGTGATTAAACTAGCCGTTTCTTTTTTTATGGGATAGGGATTAAGCATTATTGTCTCTTTTAGATAAAAAATAGGGCTAGGTCACTCAATTTAAGATTACTTTCAGTCTAGTATATAGCGTTTGTTGCAATCATGAGCTACATTCACATCCTCACCGCAGATAAGGATGGGGATTATTCAGTTCAATAAAATTAACCGTAACTGCCGAGAGTGAACTCTTATCGGATGTCTTTCGCTGTTAGATGAGTAATAAAACCATAGCCAACATCAATTAGGATCTAGCCCATCAAAGTATGGACTCTGAATATTTTTATAACCACTACAATCAGGAAATATTGTCAGAGGATGCTAGTGATTCCTATTTCGATTTCTCAACGTTTGTTTCTTGCACTTTTTTTGCCCCAAAAGTCCCCAAAACCTTTTCTAGAAAGGCTGACACTGATATTCAGCCAACCCTATTTATATCAAATCCGGTTATTAAAAACTGATTATTTATTCTCCCTACCCCCCCTTGCCCCCCGACCCCCCCGATGTCGGGGGGTCGGGGGGGGTTGCCTTTTGCCTGTCCTGATATGTAGCCCATACTCAACGGATTTGGTATGAGTACGCCGTTAAGTCATTCGTCGTTTTACTTACCGAAGGCTGCATCTAATTTTTGTCAATCTACTAAGTTGGGATTTTTAAGAGGAAACTCTCGGCTAAAATTGGGCATTACTTGCGATTTTATCACTCAATCCATGCTTTTGGCGGGTTCTACCCCCCCAAACCCCAGCGCGCATTAGATTAACTGTCAGATGCTTACACGCGATTGTGCAGATTTTTTGTACCAATTTAAGAGTCACTGATAATTGCTGATTGTCGGTATTTCTGCAAATGGGGGATGCAGCCCTTACAATAGAAAATTCCCTGGATTATTTTTGCGGGAGGCAATCGGTGATTCTCAATTTTTCCTTAAGGATTGTAGCGGCAAAAGGCAGACTATTCTGTAAGTTTTCACTCTACAAAACCTATCGGGTGGTCAGTAGCGCCCCCGTCGATGTCCTCTGGCAAAAATTAATCAATGTGGCCGATGTCTCTTGGCATCCTTTGATTGCCAAGGCTGATGTTCCCTTGGGTTTAATCGCTAAACCGGGGTTAATCTATCAAGCTGTCACCCGTCTGACTCCCATTCCTATCCGGGTTTTCGTGGAAAATGTCCGTCCCGGGGAACTCCTCAGCCTCAGAGTTCTCGCTATCCCCGGCATGGAACAGAAAATGACCTACCAAGTGGAATCAACCCTCTGTGGTACTTATATTTCCTATTCTGTCACCCTGCGGGGTTGGCTGTCCCCCTTTATCTGGTGGTTAAGTCGTCCCTATTTAGCCAAAGTCGCCGCCCAACTAGCCCACGCCGCCGAAGAATTAACGGCCTAAAAAAAATTCCCCCCAATTGTGCTAATAAATAATCTGCCAAAGGTCAAGATCTAAGTCACAATGATATATGGATAGACTTAAACAAAATTTTATTCAGCTGCATTGGTACATATAGTCTACTGATATCATCCCGACGAGTTGAGCGCAACAACCTCAATCCGCCGGGATGAACTATCTCTAGAGACTTGACTGATGAAGTAAGCTCTACAGGAGGGAATTATGGGGG
This Microcystis wesenbergii NRERC-220 DNA region includes the following protein-coding sequences:
- a CDS encoding molybdopterin oxidoreductase family protein, with amino-acid sequence MTESTKTQCPYCGVGCGLTVTPPASAGQAWKVFGDKSHPSSQGMVCVKGATVAESIDKNRLKTPMIRDSLQEQFRLCTWEEALDRIVNRIQTLIAQGEKESICLYGSGQFHTEDYYIAQKLVKGCLGVNNFDANSRLCMSSAVAAYLDSFGSDGPPCCYDDLELTDCAFLVGTNTAECHPIIFNRLHKYLKRNQQAKLIVVDPRSTKTAEAANLHLAINPGTDIDLFNGIAHLLLNWGAIDTYFIDKCTRDFHKYAEIIRHYPPEIVATKCGIPIEDLEQAARYWAESKRVLSLWSMGINQSSEGTAKARTLINLHLMTANIGRPGAGPFSLTGQPNAMGGREAGGLCHLLPGYRSVKNPQHRAEVEQAWGLPAGRISPVPGRDAWSMITGLETGEVKLLWIAATNPAVSMPDLKRTQAALLKSPFTVYQDAYYPTETSAYAHLLLPAAQWGEKTGTMTNSERVVTLNKAFRPPVGQARADWQIFAEVGRRLGFQAQFNFQDSAEVHSEFIGLTYKRPCDMTAINYERLAETPRPWPDSIDEISAPKTANSGELLGNLVKDDHKSQKTAAKRLYTDGKFNTADGRAVFAAYHSKGLAEPPDDDYPLVLTVGRLYGHWHTQTRTGRIEKIVKMHPAPFLEIHPQDAAKLGIEAGEWVEVRSRRGFARFPALITKAIAPNCVFVPMHWGALWAENAEANSLTHPAACPISLQPELKACAVKLIPIKSLVNAELSPGQFLAIPR
- a CDS encoding CocE/NonD family hydrolase, which encodes MLNPYPIKKETASLITRDGISLAADIYRPDSRESFPILLMRQPYGKAIASTVVYAHPSWYARQGYIVVIQDVRGRGNSTGNFNLFADEISDGLETIEWVLTIPNNTGVVGMYGFSYQGMTQLYASANGHGALKTICPAMIAHDLYRDWGYENEAFNLQYNLAWAIQLAAETARLKGEETAYQKLWVASRNLPLFDPIAASPQILQDLAADSFYHDWITRYLPDDYWQNLSPQHLLKNIDLPMLHIGGWFDPHLRGTLSLYQEMQARSIYPQRLIIGAWTHLPWGRKVGEIDYGQQAISPVDKMQLQWFDYFLKGQETELLKNPPVYLFQMGSNQWRYLEKFPGENQQIYYLASQGLANLREDEGKLSAILLEPAIEDTIVHDPWRPVPSLGGHSALPGGIFDRTMLDCRSDVITYTSLPLEKDLTILGSPRLDCYCQADAVSFDICAVVSQVTPDGRVFNITQGYKRVNNPESPLNIALQATFITIPQGHSLRLSLSASCFPAHPVNAGTGSYPHQSRAIDFSIITIKVFCQGNFPAKLLLPLVGES